One window of the Thermoplasmata archaeon genome contains the following:
- the nuoK gene encoding NADH-quinone oxidoreductase subunit NuoK, with protein sequence MTDLSITGFVALSAALFGIGLFGILTRRNFILLLISIEVAMNAAILNFVYFAAFAPGTSGLNGQSIAVVLVGFAATEVAVGLAIVLALNRLKGTINVARATDLKL encoded by the coding sequence GTGACCGACCTCTCGATCACCGGCTTCGTCGCGCTGTCCGCCGCGCTGTTCGGGATCGGGCTGTTCGGCATCTTGACGCGTCGGAACTTCATCCTGCTCCTCATCTCGATCGAGGTCGCGATGAACGCGGCGATCTTGAACTTCGTCTACTTCGCCGCGTTCGCCCCCGGGACGAGCGGTCTCAACGGCCAGTCGATCGCGGTGGTCCTGGTCGGCTTCGCCGCCACCGAGGTGGCGGTCGGGCTCGCGATCGTGCTCGCGTTGAACCGACTCAAGGGAACGATCAACGTCGCCCGGGCGACTGACCTCAAACTGTAG
- a CDS encoding NADH-quinone oxidoreductase subunit J: MSLEELAFLALAIIAVATAALALLVRELVHTILWIAIFFVDLSAIYFLLDAPFLGVLQLGVYAGAVTILLLFGVMTTRKRIFSREAATGLGPIPVALALVTFIFLVSALGELPQSETSIQSYPPQALSVNLFGPNGPWLLLLGLIMLAGVAGAIYLVREGRE, encoded by the coding sequence GTGAGCCTCGAGGAACTGGCGTTCCTCGCCCTGGCGATCATCGCCGTCGCCACCGCAGCGCTCGCCCTCCTGGTCCGGGAGCTGGTGCACACGATCCTCTGGATCGCGATCTTCTTCGTCGACCTCTCCGCGATCTACTTCCTGCTCGACGCGCCGTTCCTGGGCGTCCTCCAGCTCGGGGTGTACGCCGGGGCCGTCACGATCCTCCTCCTCTTCGGTGTCATGACGACCCGGAAGCGGATCTTCTCGCGCGAGGCGGCGACCGGCCTGGGGCCGATCCCCGTCGCGCTCGCGCTCGTCACCTTCATCTTCCTCGTCTCCGCGCTCGGCGAGCTCCCGCAGTCGGAGACCTCGATCCAGTCGTACCCGCCTCAGGCGCTGAGCGTGAACCTGTTCGGGCCGAACGGTCCGTGGCTCTTGCTCCTGGGGCTCATCATGCTCGCGGGGGTGGCGGGAGCGATCTACCTCGTCCGGGAGGGGCGCGAGTGA
- a CDS encoding 4Fe-4S binding protein has protein sequence MSDAITAKEKPNENPILFVARPMATAARQFAKSLVRPSTIVYPFERLEDPKFRDRVAVESGKPIGVGHVWDNYRGVHALNIATCISCNLCAFSCPDLCIEMVNVPGGDPKHPKKCPEIDYGKCSYCGFCSDACPEGCLTMTTRYELSTSRRSEMVYSPEKLYDVFRTKLPMNPIRVERPENEDAILLDPPICIGCNACSRDCPTQCITMLDIPKVEPKPGEKPPKRIWKEPVINDSDCVRCGTCISVCPKECLFWGTRK, from the coding sequence TTGTCCGACGCGATCACGGCCAAGGAGAAACCGAACGAGAATCCCATTCTCTTCGTCGCGCGCCCGATGGCGACCGCGGCCCGGCAGTTCGCGAAGAGCCTCGTGCGCCCCTCCACGATCGTTTATCCGTTCGAGCGGCTCGAGGACCCGAAGTTCCGCGACCGCGTCGCCGTCGAGTCGGGGAAACCCATCGGGGTCGGCCACGTCTGGGACAACTACCGCGGCGTCCACGCGCTCAACATCGCGACGTGCATCAGCTGCAATCTCTGCGCATTCTCCTGCCCGGACCTTTGCATCGAGATGGTGAACGTCCCGGGCGGTGACCCGAAGCACCCGAAGAAGTGCCCCGAGATCGACTACGGCAAGTGCAGCTACTGCGGGTTCTGTTCGGACGCGTGCCCCGAGGGGTGCCTCACGATGACCACGCGCTACGAGCTGTCGACCTCGCGGCGCTCGGAGATGGTCTACTCGCCCGAGAAGCTGTACGACGTCTTCCGCACCAAGCTCCCGATGAACCCGATCCGGGTCGAGCGCCCGGAGAACGAGGACGCGATCCTCCTCGACCCGCCGATCTGCATCGGCTGCAACGCCTGCTCGCGCGACTGCCCCACGCAGTGCATCACGATGCTCGACATCCCGAAGGTCGAGCCGAAACCGGGCGAGAAGCCCCCGAAGCGGATCTGGAAGGAGCCGGTCATCAACGACTCCGACTGCGTCCGGTGCGGCACCTGCATCAGCGTCTGTCCCAAAGAGTGCCTGTTCTGGGGGACGCGCAAGTGA
- a CDS encoding complex I subunit 1 family protein yields the protein MSGATLYSVSYDLSSALLGAIGSLFPPGPRGAITNVDLVTGLALLVFAGILLAASMLNTILLIWWERKLLGRFMDRRGAMHVGFAGLLQNFADGLKLFRKHTFQPREADSLGFYSGPTAYMVTSLILFGILPISSGWNSGALPLTLLLALAIFSFAPLFIFVSAWSSNNKYSLMGGMRSAAQMIAYEVPILLAVVAVVVLSGSFDLTTIVYEQQNYWFWGPLVVALIVFVAGMLAEMERIPFDLPEAEAELVEGWNTEYGGMLFAFFMLADYLRALVGSILVVLLFLGGWTMPSWVPSAATSFPLAGIFWFMVKTYLVFGLFVWVRASLPRVRTDQLLRVGWNRMIPLSLLSIFLAAVLVTVKCVRFLGCVPGVGS from the coding sequence ATGTCCGGCGCGACCCTGTACTCGGTGTCGTACGACCTGTCGAGCGCGCTCCTCGGCGCCATCGGCTCGCTGTTCCCGCCCGGACCGCGCGGCGCGATCACGAACGTCGATCTCGTCACCGGGCTCGCGCTCCTGGTCTTCGCGGGGATCCTGCTCGCCGCAAGCATGCTCAACACGATCCTCCTGATCTGGTGGGAGCGCAAGCTGCTCGGCCGGTTCATGGACCGACGGGGGGCGATGCACGTCGGCTTCGCCGGCCTCCTGCAGAACTTCGCGGACGGGCTCAAGCTGTTCCGCAAGCACACCTTCCAGCCCCGGGAGGCGGACAGCCTCGGCTTCTACTCGGGGCCGACGGCGTACATGGTCACGTCGCTGATCCTCTTCGGGATCCTCCCGATCTCCTCGGGCTGGAACTCGGGCGCGCTCCCGCTGACGCTCCTGCTCGCGCTCGCGATCTTCTCCTTCGCCCCGCTGTTCATCTTCGTCAGCGCCTGGTCGAGCAACAACAAGTACAGCCTCATGGGCGGGATGCGCTCGGCGGCCCAGATGATCGCCTACGAGGTGCCGATCCTGCTCGCGGTCGTCGCGGTCGTGGTCCTCTCCGGGAGTTTCGACCTCACGACGATCGTCTACGAGCAGCAGAACTACTGGTTCTGGGGCCCGCTCGTCGTCGCGCTCATCGTCTTCGTCGCGGGGATGCTCGCCGAGATGGAGCGGATCCCGTTCGACCTCCCCGAGGCCGAGGCGGAGTTGGTCGAGGGGTGGAACACCGAGTACGGCGGGATGCTCTTCGCGTTCTTCATGCTCGCCGATTACCTCCGCGCCCTGGTCGGCAGCATCCTGGTCGTGCTCCTCTTCCTGGGCGGATGGACGATGCCCTCCTGGGTCCCGAGCGCGGCCACGTCGTTCCCGCTCGCCGGGATCTTCTGGTTCATGGTGAAGACGTACCTCGTCTTCGGGCTCTTCGTCTGGGTCCGGGCCTCCCTCCCCCGCGTGCGGACCGACCAGCTCCTCCGGGTCGGCTGGAATCGGATGATCCCGCTGAGCCTCCTGTCGATCTTCCTCGCCGCCGTCCTCGTCACGGTGAAGTGCGTGCGGTTTCTGGGATGCGTCCCCGGAGTGGGGTCGTAG
- a CDS encoding NADH-quinone oxidoreductase subunit D: MWINMGPQHPMTHGLWNLRVKIDGEMVLDVDPEMGYLHRGIEKISEDRHFNEVITLMDRCCYVAGFAWEHLYIQAAERSLHVRPPERAEYLRVLCDEFQRIGSHLMWYAAFVQDLGLMSPFLYGMRDRDLVLDLFQSYTGARLTYEYMRVGGVRNDLPPGFTDRARKVLDWLDDRYREYDQLCLGSTIFRERCDDLGVLKANDCVAHGVTGPMLRAAGSRRDLRKDRPYSVYGQLDFEVAVADAADVTARYLVRMEELRQSNRILRQVLDWLDRHPGPVMAERVPRWLGAPYAPIGNEGYLLKRSYPKGVGFAAVEEPHGEALAYVVNDGGQHPYRVKFRSPVFGNISAARQYLVGYHVADIPPIMGSVDVCVGEVDR; the protein is encoded by the coding sequence ATGTGGATCAACATGGGGCCCCAGCACCCCATGACCCACGGGCTGTGGAACCTGCGGGTGAAGATCGACGGCGAGATGGTCCTCGACGTCGACCCCGAGATGGGCTACCTCCACCGGGGGATCGAGAAGATCAGCGAGGACCGGCACTTCAACGAGGTCATCACCCTGATGGACCGGTGCTGCTACGTCGCCGGGTTCGCCTGGGAGCACCTCTACATCCAGGCCGCCGAGCGCTCGCTCCACGTGCGCCCGCCCGAGCGCGCCGAGTACCTGCGCGTGCTGTGCGACGAGTTCCAGCGGATCGGCTCGCACCTGATGTGGTACGCCGCGTTCGTCCAGGACCTGGGTCTCATGAGCCCGTTCCTCTACGGCATGCGGGACCGCGACCTCGTCCTCGACCTGTTCCAGAGCTACACGGGCGCCCGCCTCACCTACGAGTACATGCGGGTCGGCGGCGTCCGCAACGACCTGCCGCCGGGGTTCACCGACCGCGCGCGCAAGGTCCTCGACTGGCTCGACGACCGCTACCGGGAGTACGACCAGCTCTGCCTCGGTTCGACGATCTTCCGCGAGCGATGCGACGACCTCGGGGTCCTCAAGGCGAACGACTGCGTCGCCCACGGCGTCACGGGCCCGATGCTCCGGGCCGCCGGGAGCCGGCGCGACCTGCGCAAGGATCGCCCGTACTCGGTCTACGGGCAGCTCGACTTCGAGGTCGCCGTCGCGGACGCGGCGGACGTCACCGCCCGCTACCTCGTCCGGATGGAGGAGCTGCGTCAGTCCAACCGGATCCTGCGTCAGGTGCTCGACTGGCTCGACCGGCACCCCGGCCCCGTCATGGCCGAGCGCGTCCCCCGATGGCTCGGCGCACCGTACGCCCCGATCGGCAACGAGGGCTACTTGCTCAAGCGCAGCTACCCGAAGGGGGTCGGATTCGCCGCGGTCGAGGAACCGCACGGCGAGGCGCTCGCCTACGTCGTGAACGACGGCGGGCAGCACCCGTACCGCGTCAAGTTCCGCTCGCCGGTCTTCGGCAACATCAGCGCGGCGCGGCAGTACCTCGTCGGCTACCACGTCGCCGACATCCCGCCGATCATGGGGAGCGTCGACGTCTGCGTCGGGGAGGTCGACCGCTAG
- a CDS encoding NADH-quinone oxidoreductase subunit C: MEPDDLARALAPKLGDRLLGVDAFEGTAGRVRFRREAALDLFRAVRDELGFSHLSTVGGVDWVDHREVFYVVWSDSAKQYAILSADLPADSAHIETASGIWPSANWHEREAWELVDITFDHHPDLRHLLMPDGYAFHPLLRSFKLHEPEELEVKSRRV, encoded by the coding sequence GTGGAACCGGACGACCTCGCGCGGGCGCTCGCACCGAAGCTGGGCGACCGCCTGCTCGGCGTGGACGCGTTCGAGGGGACCGCGGGCCGGGTGCGGTTCCGCCGCGAGGCGGCGCTCGATCTGTTCCGCGCCGTGCGCGACGAGCTCGGCTTCTCGCACCTGTCCACCGTTGGCGGGGTCGACTGGGTCGACCATCGCGAGGTGTTCTACGTCGTCTGGTCGGACTCGGCCAAGCAGTACGCGATCCTCTCGGCGGATCTGCCCGCCGACTCCGCCCACATCGAGACCGCGAGCGGGATCTGGCCGAGCGCGAACTGGCACGAGCGCGAGGCCTGGGAGCTCGTCGACATCACGTTCGATCACCACCCGGACCTGCGGCACCTGCTGATGCCCGACGGCTACGCGTTCCACCCGCTCTTGCGCTCGTTCAAGCTGCACGAGCCCGAGGAGCTGGAGGTGAAGAGCCGCCGTGTCTGA
- a CDS encoding NADH-quinone oxidoreductase subunit B family protein — MTSPPANLAPAKAAPDGYRLEGELPMAGPAAVPLFEIETLRAKEFIPAAKETLAALLKEQGEGKVIRPVFNWAGRNSLFPLHWGLACCAIEFAAGFGARWDAERFGVVPRSSPRQCDLMIVNGTVTWKVAHKLITLYEQMPEPKWVIAMGNCATGGGPFRTAYSVVPGVDKLVPVDVYIAGCPPRPEAMLDGILELERLIRERGE, encoded by the coding sequence GTGACCAGCCCGCCCGCGAATCTGGCCCCCGCGAAGGCCGCGCCCGACGGCTACCGCCTCGAGGGCGAGCTGCCGATGGCCGGTCCCGCCGCCGTGCCGCTGTTCGAGATCGAGACCCTCCGCGCCAAGGAGTTCATCCCGGCGGCGAAGGAGACGCTCGCCGCGCTCCTGAAGGAGCAGGGCGAGGGCAAGGTGATCCGCCCGGTGTTCAACTGGGCGGGACGCAACTCCCTGTTTCCCCTCCACTGGGGGCTCGCCTGCTGCGCGATCGAATTCGCGGCGGGCTTCGGGGCGCGCTGGGACGCCGAGCGCTTCGGGGTCGTCCCGCGCTCCTCGCCGCGCCAGTGCGACCTCATGATCGTCAACGGCACCGTGACCTGGAAGGTCGCGCACAAGCTGATCACGCTGTACGAGCAGATGCCCGAGCCGAAGTGGGTGATCGCGATGGGCAACTGCGCCACCGGCGGCGGACCGTTCCGCACCGCGTACTCGGTCGTCCCCGGCGTCGACAAGCTGGTGCCCGTCGACGTCTACATCGCCGGCTGCCCGCCGCGGCCCGAGGCGATGCTCGACGGGATCCTCGAGCTCGAGCGGCTGATCCGGGAGCGCGGGGAGTAG
- the ndhC gene encoding NADH-quinone oxidoreductase subunit A, with protein MEAGITTFLVFAALASVFGVGSIVANRVLGAKRRRSYLQRTTYECGEEAEGEAQIDFPTQHYTFAIVFVAVDVLGFILALWGLTFRGANSAWFPIFIAVAFTALAITGIYYALSGEKRWVV; from the coding sequence ATGGAGGCGGGCATCACGACGTTCCTCGTGTTCGCGGCGCTCGCCAGCGTCTTCGGCGTGGGCTCGATCGTCGCGAACCGGGTGCTCGGCGCGAAGCGTCGACGCTCGTACCTGCAGCGGACGACCTACGAGTGCGGCGAGGAAGCCGAGGGAGAAGCGCAGATCGACTTCCCGACGCAGCACTACACCTTCGCGATCGTCTTCGTGGCGGTCGACGTCCTCGGCTTCATCCTGGCGCTGTGGGGTCTGACGTTCCGGGGCGCGAACTCCGCCTGGTTCCCGATCTTCATCGCCGTCGCGTTCACCGCGCTCGCGATCACCGGCATCTACTACGCGCTCAGCGGCGAGAAGAGGTGGGTCGTGTGA
- a CDS encoding GNAT family protein, with protein sequence MQSSAFRARIRLLGRYCELVPLARAHREGLHAAAADPDAFPFLRMPPGPGLAEIDRMIDYQLRQRRRGEDLPFTTRLAESHRIVGMTRFLRIDRDSESVEIGGTWLDPALRRTPINTETKYLLLRHAFESEGAHRVQFQTDLRNETSQRAIERIGARREGVLREDVLLYDGYRRSSVYYSVLAEEWSSRKGHLEAMLARPWPPPATEGGSGAAASP encoded by the coding sequence GTGCAGTCCTCGGCGTTCCGGGCGCGGATCCGGCTGCTCGGTCGGTACTGCGAGCTCGTCCCGCTCGCGCGCGCCCACCGCGAGGGACTGCACGCCGCGGCCGCGGACCCCGACGCGTTCCCGTTCCTGAGGATGCCACCGGGACCGGGGCTCGCCGAGATCGACCGGATGATCGACTACCAGCTCCGACAGCGGCGGCGCGGGGAGGACCTGCCGTTCACGACCCGGCTCGCCGAGAGCCATCGGATCGTCGGCATGACGCGATTTCTGCGGATCGATCGGGACAGCGAGTCGGTCGAGATCGGCGGTACCTGGCTCGACCCGGCGCTGCGCCGCACGCCGATCAACACCGAGACGAAGTACCTATTGCTCCGACACGCCTTCGAGTCCGAAGGGGCCCACCGGGTCCAGTTCCAGACCGACCTGCGGAACGAGACGAGCCAGCGCGCGATCGAGCGGATCGGGGCCCGGCGGGAGGGGGTGCTGCGCGAGGACGTGCTCCTCTACGACGGCTACCGCCGTTCGTCCGTGTACTATAGCGTGCTCGCGGAGGAATGGTCGTCGCGGAAGGGCCACCTGGAGGCGATGCTCGCCCGACCGTGGCCTCCTCCGGCTACGGAGGGGGGAAGCGGGGCGGCCGCTTCTCCGTGA
- a CDS encoding enoyl-CoA hydratase-related protein, with amino-acid sequence MSSIRRARSGAVETVTIDRPERRNALDVAAMRELRTVLESIATDASVRAVLLTGAGAAFCAGGDVAVMDEYLARGELAALFHALTGEMEGAIRELVGMPKPVLAALPGVAAGGGLSLALACDWRIAAESATLVPAFPALGAVPDGGLTYFLPHFLGVGLAQELLFTHARLTSARARDLGLVHEVVADAELPARAEARVRELAEGPTGAYGATKRLIVASFGGSLESQMMLERRAAVHAAAGPELPEGIRAFTEKRPPRFPPP; translated from the coding sequence ATGAGCTCGATCCGGCGCGCCCGCTCGGGGGCGGTGGAGACGGTCACGATCGACCGGCCGGAGCGGCGCAATGCCCTCGACGTCGCCGCGATGCGCGAGCTAAGGACGGTGCTCGAGTCGATTGCCACCGACGCATCGGTCCGGGCCGTCCTGCTCACCGGCGCGGGCGCGGCGTTCTGCGCGGGCGGGGACGTCGCAGTGATGGACGAGTACCTCGCGCGCGGAGAGCTCGCGGCGCTCTTCCACGCCCTCACCGGCGAGATGGAGGGCGCGATCCGCGAGCTCGTCGGCATGCCCAAGCCCGTGCTCGCCGCCCTCCCCGGCGTCGCGGCAGGTGGGGGACTCTCGCTCGCGCTCGCCTGTGACTGGAGGATCGCCGCCGAGTCCGCGACCCTCGTCCCGGCGTTCCCCGCCCTGGGCGCGGTGCCCGACGGGGGACTGACCTACTTCCTGCCGCATTTCCTCGGCGTCGGGCTGGCGCAGGAGCTGTTGTTCACCCACGCTCGACTGACCTCCGCGCGCGCTCGGGACCTCGGTCTGGTCCACGAGGTCGTCGCCGACGCCGAGCTGCCGGCGCGTGCCGAGGCACGCGTGCGCGAGCTCGCCGAGGGGCCGACCGGGGCCTACGGCGCCACCAAGCGGCTGATCGTCGCGTCGTTCGGCGGAAGCCTCGAGTCCCAGATGATGCTGGAACGGCGGGCCGCGGTCCACGCCGCGGCCGGCCCGGAGCTCCCCGAGGGGATCCGCGCGTTCACGGAGAAGCGGCCGCCCCGCTTCCCCCCTCCGTAG
- a CDS encoding SPFH domain-containing protein, with the protein MDYTGIIIGVVLAFIVILVILTRMIYTIQPYQQGIVTLLGSYKRIINPGFNLVSPLAQVLKIDLRTQVLEVPRQEVITKDNSPTNVDAIIYIKVVDAPKAIFQVQNYHVATVALAQTTLRSIIGDMELDEVLYNRERINTRLRDILDESTDKWGVRVDAVEIKEVDPVGPVKSAMEEQTAAERQRRAAVLRADGEKRSAILVAEGQKRSRILQAEGVRQSQILEAEGARVATILEAQGESQRLRILALGAGTLDAKALTVLSLDTVTKVGDGQATKILFPFEFSRLMEGASEYLGTSRQVPDRGLNTLDELEARIGTMDNILGPIPKQEELLTEIKSIEDEIKAESDESTSMVSSYGKGAKGAGVPELPEADDIAPPPASRAAPTSMPPSAGPPPPSSPPPSTDPRKRPPTSPS; encoded by the coding sequence ATGGATTACACGGGCATCATCATCGGGGTCGTTCTCGCGTTCATCGTCATCCTCGTGATCCTCACGCGGATGATCTACACGATCCAGCCGTACCAGCAGGGGATCGTCACCCTGCTCGGCTCGTACAAGCGCATCATCAACCCGGGCTTCAATCTCGTCAGCCCGCTCGCGCAGGTCCTGAAGATCGACCTGCGGACGCAGGTGCTCGAGGTCCCGCGCCAGGAAGTGATCACGAAGGACAACTCGCCGACGAACGTCGACGCGATCATCTACATCAAGGTCGTCGACGCGCCGAAGGCGATCTTCCAGGTCCAGAACTACCACGTCGCGACCGTCGCGCTCGCCCAGACGACCCTGCGCTCGATCATCGGCGACATGGAGCTCGACGAGGTCCTGTACAACCGCGAGCGGATCAACACCCGCCTCCGGGACATCCTCGACGAGTCCACCGACAAGTGGGGCGTGCGCGTCGATGCGGTCGAGATCAAGGAAGTCGACCCGGTCGGCCCGGTCAAGTCCGCGATGGAGGAGCAAACCGCGGCCGAGCGCCAGCGGCGCGCCGCGGTGCTCAGAGCCGACGGCGAGAAGCGCAGCGCCATCCTGGTCGCCGAGGGGCAGAAGCGCTCGCGCATCCTCCAGGCGGAAGGCGTCCGTCAGTCCCAGATCCTTGAGGCCGAAGGCGCCCGGGTCGCGACGATCCTCGAGGCCCAGGGCGAGTCCCAGCGCCTGCGCATCCTCGCGCTCGGGGCCGGGACCCTCGACGCGAAGGCGCTGACCGTCCTTTCGCTCGACACGGTGACCAAGGTCGGCGACGGCCAGGCGACCAAGATCCTGTTCCCGTTCGAGTTCTCGCGGTTGATGGAGGGCGCCTCCGAGTACCTTGGCACGAGCCGCCAGGTACCGGACCGGGGCCTGAACACGCTCGACGAGCTCGAGGCCCGCATCGGCACGATGGACAACATCCTCGGCCCGATCCCGAAGCAGGAGGAACTGCTGACCGAGATCAAGAGCATCGAGGACGAGATCAAGGCCGAGTCCGACGAGTCGACCTCCATGGTCAGCTCCTACGGCAAGGGCGCGAAGGGCGCCGGCGTGCCCGAGCTGCCCGAGGCCGACGACATCGCTCCGCCCCCCGCGAGCCGCGCCGCCCCCACCTCGATGCCGCCGTCCGCCGGACCCCCGCCGCCCTCGAGCCCCCCCCCGAGCACGGATCCGCGCAAGCGCCCGCCGACGTCGCCCAGCTAG
- a CDS encoding NfeD family protein, with amino-acid sequence MVVVNDAIGITLVVAGIALFAFELIHPGALLIIPGSILLVAGFLYLFLPDILLDSYIGPVIVIVAAILGALVEIPYYRWVAPVHRPMSTTSGGLVGEEGIVIAPVIPNTLRGKVKVKSEVWSAKADEMIPVGTRVRVIHGEGVSVTVQPIASPPPG; translated from the coding sequence ATGGTCGTCGTCAACGATGCGATCGGCATCACCCTCGTGGTGGCCGGGATCGCGCTGTTCGCCTTCGAGCTGATCCACCCTGGCGCGCTACTGATCATCCCCGGCTCGATCCTGCTGGTGGCCGGTTTCCTCTACCTGTTCCTGCCGGACATCCTCCTCGACAGCTACATCGGACCGGTCATCGTGATCGTGGCGGCGATCCTTGGGGCGCTCGTCGAGATTCCGTACTACCGCTGGGTCGCGCCCGTGCATCGTCCGATGAGCACCACGAGCGGGGGGCTCGTGGGGGAGGAGGGGATCGTGATCGCCCCGGTCATCCCGAACACGCTGCGCGGCAAGGTAAAGGTCAAGAGCGAGGTCTGGTCGGCGAAGGCGGACGAGATGATCCCCGTCGGTACGCGCGTGCGGGTGATCCACGGAGAGGGGGTCTCGGTGACGGTGCAGCCGATCGCATCGCCGCCGCCCGGATAG
- a CDS encoding RIO1 family regulatory kinase/ATPase: protein MPRAHDLVFPRRRERTEDRRKEATQRKLLDEFFDHATLLAVSRLVNQGQFGSIDFPISTGKEGGVFRATRGGEFRAVKIYRIGNTTFRHLPAYALQELRETTSVRNFAGLIAGWTRREHTILGRLADVGVRSPRPFGHLRNVLVMEFIGDERGAAPRLIDAVVEDPAALYADLVAQVRAMLVGARLVHGDLSPYNTLYWNEHPVLIDVAQAVRAEHPQARELLERDLGNYARFLGRLGHPVEPEEFLRAVGGLELAGADPEAA from the coding sequence ATGCCCCGGGCCCACGACCTGGTCTTTCCCCGACGCCGCGAGCGCACGGAGGATCGCCGCAAGGAAGCGACCCAGCGCAAGCTCCTCGACGAGTTCTTCGACCACGCGACGCTCCTCGCCGTCTCGCGTCTGGTCAACCAGGGGCAGTTCGGTTCGATCGACTTCCCCATCTCGACCGGCAAGGAGGGCGGGGTCTTCCGCGCGACGCGCGGCGGGGAGTTCCGGGCGGTCAAGATCTACCGCATCGGCAACACGACCTTCCGCCACCTCCCGGCCTACGCGCTCCAGGAGCTGCGGGAGACGACGAGCGTCCGCAACTTCGCGGGCCTGATCGCCGGCTGGACGCGACGCGAGCACACGATCCTCGGGCGTCTCGCCGACGTCGGGGTGCGGTCCCCCCGACCGTTCGGCCACCTGCGCAACGTCCTCGTCATGGAGTTCATCGGCGACGAGCGGGGCGCGGCGCCGCGCCTCATCGACGCCGTCGTCGAGGACCCGGCGGCGCTCTACGCGGACCTCGTGGCCCAGGTGCGCGCGATGCTCGTCGGCGCCCGACTCGTCCACGGCGACCTCTCGCCGTACAACACCCTGTACTGGAACGAGCACCCCGTGCTCATCGACGTGGCGCAGGCCGTGCGGGCCGAGCACCCGCAGGCTCGCGAGCTGCTCGAACGCGATCTCGGCAACTACGCGAGGTTCCTCGGCCGCCTCGGCCACCCGGTGGAGCCCGAAGAGTTCCTGCGGGCCGTCGGGGGGCTCGAGCTCGCGGGCGCCGATCCCGAGGCGGCCTGA
- a CDS encoding KH domain-containing protein encodes MPVLYARIPEDRVAVLIGAGGRTKREIAAQTGTTVDVDAEEGEVRISGPDDDPTGALKARDIAIAIGRGFSPPRALRLLRDNAYLGILDIKVTTGRHEKSALRRIRARVIGTRGRARARLEELSGCSVSVYGSTVALIGDEDQLERATRAVELLLKGSEHSTVFHLLARLRREAAIDELGGRAADRATE; translated from the coding sequence ATGCCGGTCCTCTATGCCCGGATCCCCGAGGACCGGGTGGCGGTCCTGATCGGCGCCGGCGGCCGCACGAAGCGGGAGATCGCGGCGCAGACCGGCACGACGGTCGACGTCGACGCGGAGGAGGGCGAGGTGCGCATCAGCGGGCCGGACGACGACCCGACCGGTGCCCTGAAGGCCCGGGACATCGCGATCGCCATCGGTCGGGGCTTCTCGCCCCCGCGCGCCCTGCGGCTGCTGCGGGACAACGCCTACCTCGGGATTCTCGACATCAAGGTCACCACGGGGCGCCACGAGAAGTCCGCGCTCCGACGGATCCGGGCCCGCGTGATCGGGACCCGGGGGCGGGCGCGCGCCCGGCTCGAGGAGCTCAGCGGCTGCTCGGTGAGCGTCTACGGTTCGACAGTCGCGCTGATCGGCGACGAGGACCAGCTCGAGCGCGCTACGCGCGCCGTCGAGCTGCTCCTCAAGGGCAGCGAGCACTCGACGGTCTTCCACCTCCTCGCCCGCCTCCGGCGCGAGGCCGCCATCGACGAGCTCGGCGGCCGGGCCGCCGACCGCGCGACGGAGTAG